A region of Micromonospora sp. WMMD882 DNA encodes the following proteins:
- the ruvC gene encoding crossover junction endodeoxyribonuclease RuvC, with product MRVLGVDPGLTRCGVGVVEGVPGRPCTLVAYTVVRTDPDDELPRRLLLLDRALTELVAEHRPESVAVERVFSQHNVRTVMGTAQASGIAVLAGARAGLPVQTYTPSEVKAAITGSGQADKAQMTAMVTRLLRLAEPPKPADAADALALAICHVWRGGTRSKLAAAADRVRRGGAR from the coding sequence GTGCGGGTGCTCGGCGTCGACCCGGGCCTGACCCGGTGCGGGGTCGGCGTGGTCGAGGGCGTCCCGGGGCGACCCTGCACGCTCGTCGCGTACACCGTGGTCCGCACCGACCCCGACGACGAGCTGCCCCGCCGGCTGCTGCTGCTGGACCGGGCGCTGACCGAGCTGGTCGCCGAGCACCGGCCGGAGAGCGTCGCCGTGGAGCGGGTGTTCAGCCAGCACAACGTGCGTACGGTGATGGGCACCGCCCAGGCCAGCGGGATCGCCGTGCTGGCCGGCGCGCGGGCCGGGCTGCCCGTGCAGACGTACACCCCGAGCGAGGTGAAGGCGGCGATCACCGGGTCCGGGCAGGCGGACAAGGCCCAGATGACCGCGATGGTGACCCGGCTGCTGCGGCTGGCCGAGCCGCCGAAGCCCGCCGACGCCGCCGACGCGCTCGCCCTGGCCATCTGTCACGTGTGGCGCGGTGGCACCCGGTCCAAGCTGGCCGCCGCCGCGGACCGGGTCCGACGAGGAGGAGCACGATGA
- a CDS encoding class I SAM-dependent methyltransferase, protein MRPEQAARMATVYRDRGYDADPRYHPAEPSHLQRTHDVERLVIRSLVRAGLVARLDRLRVLDVGCGDARWFGRWLAWGALPDGLHGIDVRASAVESGRRSFPGVDLRVSDGDRLPWPDASFDVVYQFLAMSSMTDPGDRALAAAEMQRVLRPGGLLIWYDMAVDNPVNREVRGVPLREVRRLHPTLRPLLVRRTSLAPPLARPLAARSWAAARTVEFLAPFLRLHLFAAFTAPAPAGASGVVLPSARRPLASRPT, encoded by the coding sequence ATGCGGCCGGAGCAGGCAGCCCGGATGGCCACCGTCTACCGCGACCGTGGGTACGACGCCGATCCTCGCTACCACCCGGCCGAGCCCTCCCACCTCCAGCGGACGCACGACGTCGAGCGCCTGGTGATCCGCTCGCTGGTCCGGGCGGGTCTGGTGGCGCGGCTCGACCGCCTGCGGGTGCTGGACGTCGGCTGTGGCGACGCGCGGTGGTTCGGCCGTTGGCTCGCCTGGGGAGCGCTGCCGGACGGGCTCCACGGCATCGACGTCCGGGCGTCCGCCGTCGAGTCGGGCCGGCGGTCCTTTCCCGGCGTCGATCTGCGGGTCTCCGACGGAGACCGGCTGCCCTGGCCGGACGCGTCGTTCGACGTCGTCTACCAGTTCCTCGCGATGTCGAGCATGACGGATCCCGGTGACCGGGCCCTCGCCGCCGCGGAGATGCAGCGGGTGCTCCGGCCCGGCGGCCTGCTGATCTGGTACGACATGGCGGTGGACAATCCGGTCAACCGGGAGGTCCGCGGGGTGCCGCTACGGGAGGTCCGACGTCTCCACCCGACCCTGCGGCCCCTGCTGGTCAGGCGGACGTCCCTGGCGCCGCCGCTGGCCCGTCCCCTGGCGGCCCGGTCCTGGGCGGCGGCCCGGACGGTGGAGTTCCTGGCGCCCTTCCTGCGGCTGCACCTGTTCGCCGCGTTCACCGCGCCTGCTCCCGCCGGCGCCTCCGGCGTCGTCCTGCCGTCGGCCCGTCGACCCCTGGCGTCCCGCCCGACCTGA
- the ruvA gene encoding Holliday junction branch migration protein RuvA, with protein sequence MIASVRGTVTATGPDHAVVEVGGVGLAVQCAPGTLAELRVGQPARLATSLVVREDSLTLYGFADDDAKALFELLQTASGVGPRLAQAVLAVHTPDAVRKAIANADTAALTRVPGIGRKGAERLVLELRDRIGPVAVGPDGAAGVTGGAWPEQVRQALVGLGWTAGQADQAVAAVAETVDGPTPPVPVLLKQAIRLLGRTR encoded by the coding sequence ATGATCGCCAGTGTGCGCGGCACGGTGACCGCGACCGGCCCGGACCACGCGGTGGTGGAGGTCGGCGGGGTGGGCCTGGCGGTGCAGTGCGCCCCCGGCACGCTCGCCGAGTTGCGGGTGGGCCAACCGGCCCGGCTCGCCACCAGCCTGGTGGTCCGGGAGGACTCGCTCACCCTCTACGGGTTCGCCGACGACGACGCGAAGGCGCTGTTCGAGCTGCTCCAGACGGCCAGCGGGGTCGGTCCCCGGCTGGCCCAGGCGGTGCTCGCGGTGCACACCCCGGACGCGGTCCGCAAGGCCATCGCCAACGCCGACACCGCCGCGCTGACCCGGGTGCCGGGCATCGGCAGGAAGGGCGCCGAGCGCCTCGTCCTGGAGCTGCGGGACCGGATCGGTCCGGTCGCGGTCGGGCCGGACGGCGCGGCCGGGGTGACCGGCGGGGCGTGGCCGGAGCAGGTGCGTCAGGCGCTGGTCGGGCTGGGCTGGACGGCCGGCCAGGCCGACCAGGCGGTGGCCGCGGTGGCGGAGACGGTCGACGGGCCGACCCCGCCGGTGCCGGTGCTGCTCAAGCAGGCCATCCGACTGCTCGGGCGGACGCGGTGA
- the secF gene encoding protein translocase subunit SecF, which produces MAKSGLATRLYRGEAGLDIVGRRKVWFSVAGVLILLAILSFGLRGFSLGIEFSGGNSFQVPASVGTLEQAESTLEGVLADEGGGAELVTAQEVGGPSGDFYEMRTSALDAPQAEAVTAALAGEFGLDANQISANRVSEAWGNQVTSRALLGLVIFVALVTVYLILRFEWRMAVAAVGSLFLNLVLTAGIYSAVGFEVTPSTVIGFLTILGFALYDVVVVFDKVQENTRGITANNNQTYGEAANLAVNQSLMRSLNTSVVALLPVGGLLFIGAGLLGAGTLKDLGLVLFVGMAVAFLTSITLATPLLVLLKNQEPRIQAHNKRIVARRGAIARGEVTPRGTPRAAAPDGDEPVEVADAALAGAAPKVGARPTGKRSGGARGGRPAGGGGNRPGGKRR; this is translated from the coding sequence ATGGCCAAGAGTGGTCTGGCCACCCGGCTCTACCGGGGCGAGGCCGGTCTCGACATCGTCGGCCGGCGCAAGGTCTGGTTCTCCGTCGCGGGCGTGCTGATCCTGCTGGCGATCCTCAGCTTCGGCCTGCGCGGGTTCAGCCTGGGCATCGAGTTCAGCGGCGGCAACTCCTTCCAGGTGCCGGCCAGCGTCGGCACCCTGGAGCAGGCCGAGTCGACGCTGGAGGGGGTGCTGGCCGACGAGGGCGGCGGCGCCGAGCTGGTGACCGCGCAGGAGGTCGGCGGCCCCAGCGGCGACTTCTACGAGATGCGCACCTCGGCGCTGGACGCCCCGCAGGCCGAGGCGGTCACCGCCGCCCTGGCCGGGGAGTTCGGCCTGGACGCCAACCAGATCAGCGCCAACCGGGTCAGCGAGGCGTGGGGCAACCAGGTCACCTCCCGGGCCCTGCTCGGCCTGGTGATCTTCGTGGCGCTGGTGACGGTCTACCTGATCCTGCGCTTCGAGTGGCGGATGGCCGTCGCGGCGGTCGGCTCGCTCTTCCTCAACCTGGTCCTCACCGCCGGCATCTACTCCGCGGTCGGCTTCGAGGTGACCCCGTCGACGGTGATCGGCTTCCTCACCATCCTCGGTTTCGCCCTGTACGACGTCGTGGTGGTCTTCGACAAGGTCCAGGAGAACACCCGGGGCATCACCGCCAACAACAACCAGACGTACGGCGAGGCGGCGAACCTGGCCGTCAACCAGAGCCTGATGCGGTCGCTGAACACCTCGGTGGTCGCGTTGCTGCCGGTCGGCGGCCTGCTGTTCATCGGCGCCGGCCTGCTCGGCGCGGGCACCCTGAAGGACCTCGGCCTGGTGCTCTTCGTCGGTATGGCGGTGGCCTTCCTGACCTCGATCACCCTGGCCACCCCGCTGCTGGTGCTGCTGAAGAACCAGGAGCCCCGGATCCAGGCGCACAACAAGCGGATCGTGGCCCGTCGGGGCGCGATCGCCCGGGGCGAGGTCACGCCCAGGGGCACGCCCCGGGCCGCCGCCCCGGACGGCGACGAGCCGGTCGAGGTGGCGGACGCGGCGCTGGCGGGCGCGGCCCCCAAGGTGGGTGCCCGACCGACCGGCAAGAGGTCCGGCGGGGCCCGTGGCGGCCGTCCGGCCGGCGGCGGCGGCAACCGTCCCGGCGGCAAACGCCGCTGA
- the secD gene encoding protein translocase subunit SecD — protein MAPPQGQMRPGRQLAVLGVIFVVLYLLVFFAGGASGGWKDRLEPKLGLDLVGGTRLTLEATNTVDGRPPTAENLEEARQIIENRVNGLGVAEAEVVTEGNRNIVISLPGENRDLSEVGSAAELRFRKVLKVADGSGVSATPPSASPAPSGSPAASGSPAPAGSPAASPAASAQATASPDAGGQGGGAPAPSATPAPSASAGASPAPSASAEPVPQGIEEQRKAVEQKVGAAAWQAANGLQAPADLSADPSLAERLKPFGTLTPREVAVLPATVQFNVPTITCEQLDSRPAGSINDEKQQVVACETGAKYLLDVAKVLGTDVEDADPALDQTGQWVVSLNFTGSGQSKWTALTREAFNNEGQACDASALGQDGKCRVAVVLDNNVISSPEIQGVLTGDSQITGSFNNKTASDLSSQLRYGALPVTFEPQEQQNVSATLGDSHLRAGLLAAGIGMLLVIVYAFFYYRLLGSVIFLSLVLSALLVFGALVFLGRQIGFTLTLAGIAGMIVSLGVAADSFVIYFERLKDEIREGRSPRSAVPRAWVRARRTIISANAITILSAVVLYIVSVGAVKGFAFALGLATVLDLVVVFLFRHPIMTMFARTRAFLSPRVSGLGRVLPARGAEQPSTRNPRVKEA, from the coding sequence GTGGCACCACCTCAGGGACAGATGCGACCGGGACGGCAACTCGCCGTGCTCGGCGTCATCTTCGTCGTCCTCTATCTTTTGGTGTTCTTCGCGGGCGGGGCCAGCGGCGGCTGGAAGGACCGGCTAGAGCCCAAGCTCGGCCTGGACCTGGTCGGCGGCACCCGGCTCACGCTCGAGGCGACCAACACCGTCGACGGTCGCCCGCCGACCGCGGAGAACCTCGAAGAGGCCCGGCAGATCATCGAGAACCGGGTCAACGGGCTCGGGGTCGCCGAGGCCGAGGTGGTCACCGAGGGCAACCGGAACATCGTCATCTCGCTGCCCGGCGAGAACCGCGACCTGAGCGAGGTCGGCAGCGCCGCCGAGCTGCGGTTCCGCAAGGTGCTCAAGGTCGCCGACGGCAGCGGCGTGTCGGCCACCCCGCCGTCGGCCAGTCCCGCCCCGTCCGGCAGCCCGGCCGCGTCCGGCAGTCCCGCCCCCGCCGGCAGCCCGGCCGCGTCGCCCGCCGCCTCCGCGCAGGCCACCGCCTCGCCGGACGCCGGCGGCCAGGGCGGCGGCGCGCCGGCTCCCAGCGCCACCCCCGCGCCGAGCGCGTCGGCCGGCGCCTCCCCGGCCCCGAGCGCCAGCGCCGAGCCGGTGCCGCAGGGCATCGAGGAGCAGCGCAAGGCCGTCGAGCAGAAGGTCGGCGCCGCCGCCTGGCAGGCCGCCAACGGTCTCCAGGCCCCGGCCGACCTCAGCGCCGACCCGAGCCTGGCCGAGCGGCTCAAGCCGTTCGGCACGCTCACCCCGCGTGAGGTCGCGGTGCTGCCGGCGACGGTGCAGTTCAACGTCCCGACGATCACCTGCGAGCAGCTCGACAGCCGGCCTGCCGGCTCGATCAACGACGAGAAGCAGCAGGTGGTCGCCTGCGAGACGGGCGCGAAGTACCTGCTCGACGTGGCCAAGGTGCTCGGCACCGACGTCGAGGACGCCGATCCGGCCCTGGACCAGACCGGCCAGTGGGTGGTCAGCCTCAACTTCACCGGCTCCGGCCAGTCGAAGTGGACCGCGTTGACCCGCGAGGCGTTCAACAACGAGGGCCAGGCCTGCGACGCCTCCGCGCTCGGCCAGGACGGCAAGTGCCGGGTGGCGGTCGTCCTCGACAACAACGTGATCTCCTCGCCGGAGATCCAGGGCGTGCTCACCGGTGACTCGCAGATCACCGGCAGCTTCAACAACAAGACCGCCAGCGACCTGTCCAGCCAGCTCCGCTACGGCGCGCTGCCGGTGACCTTCGAGCCGCAGGAGCAGCAGAACGTCTCCGCCACGCTGGGCGACAGCCACCTGCGCGCCGGTCTGCTCGCCGCCGGCATCGGCATGCTGCTGGTCATCGTGTACGCGTTCTTCTACTACCGGCTGCTCGGCTCGGTCATCTTCCTGAGCCTGGTGCTGTCGGCGCTGCTGGTCTTCGGCGCGCTGGTCTTCCTCGGCCGGCAGATCGGCTTCACGCTGACTCTCGCCGGCATCGCCGGCATGATCGTCTCACTCGGCGTGGCGGCGGACTCGTTCGTCATCTACTTCGAGCGGCTCAAGGACGAGATCCGGGAGGGGCGCAGCCCCCGCAGCGCGGTGCCGCGCGCCTGGGTACGGGCCCGTCGGACGATCATCTCGGCGAACGCCATCACCATCCTGTCGGCCGTGGTGCTCTACATCGTCTCGGTCGGCGCGGTGAAGGGCTTCGCCTTCGCGCTGGGCCTGGCCACCGTGCTCGACCTGGTGGTGGTGTTCCTCTTCCGGCACCCGATCATGACGATGTTCGCCCGGACCCGGGCGTTCCTGTCCCCACGGGTCAGCGGCCTCGGCCGGGTCCTCCCGGCCAGGGGCGCCGAGCAGCCGTCCACCCGCAACCCGCGCGTCAAGGAGGCCTGA
- the ruvB gene encoding Holliday junction branch migration DNA helicase RuvB: MTGDGLVSAYAQDAERDLEVSVRPKRLAEFIAQDRVRDQLDLLLQGAMRRGSPPDHILLSGPPGLGKTSLANIVAAELGSGIRVTSGPAIERSGDLAAILTSLAEGDVLFIDEIHRIARPAEELLYSAMEDFRVDVVVGKGPGATAIPLDVEPFTLVGATTRSGLLTGPMRDRFGFVAHLDFYSPVELEALLRRSARILGVPITDEGAVEISGRSRGTPRIANRLLRRVRDYAEVRADGVVTVETARAALTVYDVDALGLDRLDRAVLTALVDSFRGGPVGLSTLAVAVGEQPDTVEEVCEPFLVRAGLLARTPRGRVATEAAWHHLGRTPPNGTFGGGAPSVPGLFAIEPDQP; the protein is encoded by the coding sequence GTGACCGGCGACGGCCTGGTCTCGGCCTACGCGCAGGACGCGGAGCGGGACCTGGAGGTCAGCGTCCGGCCGAAGCGGCTGGCCGAGTTCATCGCCCAGGACCGGGTCCGTGACCAGCTGGACCTGCTGTTGCAGGGGGCGATGCGGCGGGGCTCCCCGCCGGACCACATCCTGCTGTCCGGGCCGCCCGGGCTGGGCAAGACCAGCCTGGCCAACATCGTCGCCGCCGAGCTGGGCTCCGGCATCCGGGTGACCAGCGGCCCGGCCATCGAGCGCTCCGGCGATCTGGCGGCCATCCTGACCAGCCTCGCCGAGGGCGACGTGCTGTTCATCGACGAGATTCACCGGATCGCCCGTCCGGCGGAGGAGCTGCTCTACAGCGCGATGGAGGACTTCCGGGTCGACGTGGTGGTCGGCAAGGGGCCGGGGGCCACCGCCATCCCGCTCGACGTGGAGCCGTTCACCCTGGTCGGCGCGACCACCCGGTCCGGCCTGCTGACCGGCCCGATGCGGGACCGGTTCGGCTTCGTCGCGCACCTGGACTTCTACTCCCCGGTCGAGCTGGAGGCGCTGTTGCGCCGGTCGGCGCGGATCCTCGGGGTGCCGATCACCGACGAGGGGGCCGTCGAGATCTCCGGCCGGTCGCGGGGCACGCCCCGGATCGCCAACCGGCTGCTGCGCCGGGTCCGCGACTACGCCGAGGTCCGGGCCGACGGCGTGGTCACCGTCGAGACGGCCCGCGCCGCCCTGACCGTGTACGACGTGGACGCGCTCGGCCTGGACCGGCTGGACCGGGCGGTGCTGACCGCCCTGGTCGACTCGTTCCGGGGCGGGCCGGTCGGGCTCTCGACCCTGGCCGTGGCGGTCGGCGAGCAGCCGGACACGGTGGAGGAGGTCTGCGAGCCGTTCCTGGTGCGGGCCGGGCTGCTCGCCCGGACGCCGAGGGGGCGGGTGGCCACCGAAGCCGCCTGGCATCATCTGGGGCGAACGCCCCCGAATGGTACATTTGGTGGCGGTGCTCCTTCCGTGCCCGGTCTCTTCGCCATCGAGCCTGATCAGCCGTGA
- the yajC gene encoding preprotein translocase subunit YajC produces the protein MLYAAPEGGGGAGGLTPILMIALLFGVMYFMMIRPQQKRRKEAQAMQSSLAPGDEVVTIGGLYGTVTDVDDDTVHLEVAPGVRTRYARPAIARVVTQVDRTESTDPTAGDVVKE, from the coding sequence GTGCTTTACGCAGCACCAGAAGGCGGTGGGGGAGCCGGCGGTCTGACGCCGATCCTCATGATCGCTCTGCTCTTCGGCGTCATGTACTTCATGATGATCCGTCCCCAGCAGAAGCGCCGTAAGGAAGCCCAGGCGATGCAGTCCTCGCTCGCCCCGGGGGACGAGGTCGTCACCATCGGCGGGCTGTACGGCACGGTCACCGACGTCGACGACGACACCGTCCACCTGGAGGTCGCCCCCGGCGTCCGGACCAGGTACGCGCGCCCGGCCATCGCCCGGGTGGTCACCCAGGTCGACCGGACCGAGTCGACCGACCCGACCGCCGGGGACGTCGTCAAGGAGTGA